In Penaeus monodon isolate SGIC_2016 chromosome 26, NSTDA_Pmon_1, whole genome shotgun sequence, the following are encoded in one genomic region:
- the LOC119589846 gene encoding uncharacterized protein LOC119589846 has translation MSTFNAKDFCENPTLEQLTEPIKKDDWRFIAQYFSVPHSGSATKKVIKELVIENLIQRELLPSEATDYLNPQDSELLEIRDASILSDHKDESWSTARLEFEKNALDLKLQLEKQKLEEKAKDREIEIAKLKLEERKLEATLSGTCNNVFIINESFNLTKNLPLVPSFLESDPDGSFRNFEKTAEHFKWPRTEWTWLLQPKLNEKARLFNKWLDATSTKSFSQLKDLLVFEEIKRKLPFDILKHIEERGETDLLKAAQIADSFALLKRSQLGKVDKVNFYVQSSSGDNLGNSGGKAGKNTLNFCLYCKRAGHTIDKCKDPKCRKSSINVRQFTNPSIKSFESKPVTSVNNVNSPDPFNDFKSRGTVSLHSTSKLYPVLLLRDTGAAQSIIHKSALPGIETKYTGEKVLVKDLTSKISYKLANIFLSSDFVSGEVKIAVTDQVFPIEGVNLILGHDLAGKLVYPTINVVTKPLPYSPTKELDQKQPHIFPVCAVTRSQKLNREASLVKGDPVDNLISQDITRSKLIVAQNEDPSLSKCRHAASDSLADQKVHGFYYHDGLLMRVFRPPELRALDTWAEVHQVVIPLSVRESVVKLAHDGLAGHMGIQKTYKKVLQNFYWQGMKKDIALFIKSCHVCQVGGKPNQIIPRAPLQPIRVVSDPFERIVIDCVGPLPKTKKGNRYLFTIMDTATRYPEVYPLKNISANSIVKCLLHLFTSFGIPKEIQCDKGSNFTSDLLQEVLKGLGISQQMSTAYHPQSQGCLERFHQTLKSMLKKYCLETEGSWDENIHFLLFALRECPQESLGYSPFELLYGRQIRGPLKVLKDQWFSDSSANPNQTVASYIDNLRSKLSDARKIGSL, from the exons ATGTCTACTTTTAATGCTAAAGATTTTTGCGAAAATCCCACACTTGAGCAGTTAACCGAACCTATTAAGAAAGATGATTGGCGTTTTATTGCTCAGTATTTCTCGGTACCTCATTCAGGTTCAGCAACCAAGAAAGTAATTAAGGAACTAGTAATAGAAAATTTAATTCAAAGAGAATTGCTTCCCTCTGAAGCCACTGATTATTTAAATCCTCAAGATTCCGAACTACTTGAAATTAGAGATGCTTCTATTTTGTCGGACCACAAAGATGAATCTTGGTCCACCGCCCGACTTGAATTTGAAAAGAATGCTTTAGATCTAAAACTTcagttagaaaaacaaaaattagaagagaaagcaaaagaccGAGAAATAGAAATAGCTAAACTTAagttagaagaaagaaaattagaagcTACATTAAGTGGCACATGcaataatgtttttatcattaatgaatCATTTAACCTAACTAAGAATTTGCCCCTTGTTCCTTCATTCCTTGAAAGTGACCCTGATGGCTCATTTCGTAACTTTGAGAAAACTGCTGAACACTTTAAATGGCCCCGTACCGAGTGGACTTGGCTTCTTCAACCAAAATTAAACG AGAAAGCCAGGTTGTTTAACAAATGGCTGGATGCAACTTCAACTAAGTCTTTCTCACAATTAAAAGATCTCCTTGTAtttgaggaaataaaaagaaagttacCCTTCGATATTCTCAAGcatatagaagagagaggtgaaaccGATCTCCTTAAAGCAGCACAAATAGCAGATTCGTTTGCGCTTTTGAAAAGGTCACAGCTGGGTAAGGTAGACAAGGTTAACTTTTATGTACAGTCCTCCTCTGGTGATAACCTTGGGAATAGTGGTGGTAAAGCTGGCAAAAATACATTAAACTTTTGTTTGTATTGCAAGCGAGCAGGTCATACCATAGACAAATGCAAAGACCCAAAGTGTAGAAAGTCTAGCATAAATGTAAGACAATTCACAAATCCAAGTATCAAATCTTTTGAATCTAAGCCTGTGACAAGTGTGAATAATGTAAACTCTCCAGATCCCTTCAATGATTTTAAATCTCGGGGAACTGTCTCCCTTCATTCAACGAGTAAATTGTATCCTGTACTCCTCCTTAGGGACACGGGAGCTGCCCAAAGTATCATTCATAAGTCTGCTCTACCTGGGATTGAGACAAAATATACAGGTGAAAAAGTTCTCGTTAAAGACCTAACTTCAAAAATAAGCTATAAACTAGCTAATATATTTCTCAGTTCTGACTTTGTATCAGGGGAAGTAAAAATAGCTGTAACAGACCAGGTTTTTCCTATAGAGGGAGTAAACTTAATTCTAGGACATGATCTGGCAGGGAAATTAGTTTACCCTACAATTAATGTTGTCACCAAGCCTTTACCTTATAGCCCAACCAAAGAACTGGATCAGAAGCAACCTCATATTTTCCCTGTATGTGCTGTTACCCGTTCTCAGAAATTAAATAGAGAGGCCTCCTTGGTAAAAGGAGACCCTGTTGATAATTTAATCTCGCAAGATATCACTCGAAGCAAATTAATTGTAGCTCAGAATGAGGATCCCTCTCTGTCTAAATGCAGACATGCTGCTTCCGATAGTCTTGCTGATCAAAAGGTCCATgggttttattatcatgatggACTATTGATGAGAGTATTTCGCCCTCCTGAACTCCGTGCTTTAGATACATGGGCAGAGGTACACCAAGTAGTTATTCCCTTGTCAGTTCGGGAATCAGTCGTGAAACTTGCACATGATGGTTTAGCAGGTCACATGGGTATTCAAAAGACCTACAAGAAGGTACTTCAAAATTTCTATTGGCAAGGTATGAAGAAAgatattgcattatttatcaaGTCTTGCCATGTGTGTCAGGTTGGAGGAAAACCCAATCAAATAATTCCAAGAGCTCCTCTACAACCAATTCGGGTAGTCTCCGATCCTTTTGAGAGAATTGTGATTGACTGTGTAGGTCCACTAcctaaaacaaagaaagggaatcGATATCTCTTTACAATCATGGATACAGCTACTAGGTATCCTGAAGTTTATCCTTTAAAGAATATTTCGGCTAATTCCATTGTGAAATGTTTACTTCATTTGTTCACATCATTTGGAATCCCTAAAGAGATTCAATGTGATAAAGGTAGTAACTTTACAAGTGACTTACTTCAAGAAGTCTTAAAAGGTTTAGGTATCTCGCAACAGATGTCAACAGCTTACCACCCACAGTCACAAGGTTGCCTCGAGAGATTTCACCAGACTTTAAAGTCAATGCTTAAAAAGTATTGCTTAGAAACTGAGGGTTCCTGGGACGAGAACATTCACTTTCTACTTTTTGCCCTGCGTGAATGTCCACAAGAATCACTTGGATATTCTCCCTTTGAATTGTTGTATGGAAGACAAATTAGAGGTCCCCTTAAAGTTCTTAAAGATCAGTGGTTTTCAGACTCATCAGCCAACCCTAATCAAACAGTGGCATCTTACATAGATAATCTTAGATCGAAGTTATCTGATGCAAGGAAAATTGGCTCTCTCTAA